The proteins below come from a single Aspergillus oryzae RIB40 DNA, chromosome 5 genomic window:
- a CDS encoding nuclear transport factor 2 family protein (uncharacterized protein conserved in bacteria) has translation MADVKPPFTEESARKKVKAAQNLWNTQDPVRVAQAYTPDCVWRNRTSFFSGTDNIISFLTAKWNREANYRLRKELFSFTDDRIAVQFWYEYQDVEDEMRWKRCYGLEDWTFDQETGKMRKRMMSGNDLVLGSNGNGEGRWFVDGVDVEDVAISEEHW, from the exons ATGGCTGACGTCAAACCACCGTTCACCGAGGAgtcggcgaggaagaaggtcaaaGCAGCACAGAATTTGTGGAATACCCA AGATCCAGTACGTGTCGCTCAAGCCTATACACCAGATTGCGTTTGGCGTAATCGtacttcattcttctccggGACGGATAATATCATCTCTTTCTTAACTGCGAAATGGAACCGTGAAGCAAATTATAGGCTTCGAAAGGAGCTATTTTCCTTCACTGATGACCGTATTGCGGTGCAATTCTGGTATGAATACcaagatgttgaagatgagatgCGCTGGAAGCGCTGCTACGGCCTCGAGGACTGGACCTTTGACCAAGAAAcggggaagatgagaaaaagaatgatgaGTGGTAATGACCTGGTTTTGGGGTCTAACGGgaacggagaaggaaggtggtTTGTTGATGGAGTTGACGTTGAAGACGTAGCGATTAGTGAGGAGCATTGGTGA